One genomic window of Microbacterium testaceum StLB037 includes the following:
- a CDS encoding SRPBCC family protein: MAQVIETIDVNVPVRVAYNQWTQFEEFPHFMSFVESITQKNDTLTHWKVKIAGAEREFDAEITEQHPDERVAWNSIGGDENHAGVVTFHRLSDDETRVTVQIDWAPTGVLEKLGAVFGADDHSVKKDLENFKKYIESRGAESGAWRGDVS, encoded by the coding sequence ATGGCACAGGTCATCGAAACCATCGACGTGAACGTTCCCGTCCGCGTCGCGTACAACCAGTGGACGCAGTTCGAGGAGTTCCCGCACTTCATGAGCTTCGTGGAGTCCATCACGCAGAAGAACGACACCCTCACGCACTGGAAGGTGAAGATCGCCGGGGCCGAGCGCGAGTTCGACGCCGAGATCACCGAGCAGCACCCCGACGAGCGGGTCGCGTGGAACAGCATCGGCGGGGACGAGAACCACGCCGGTGTCGTGACCTTCCACCGTCTGTCGGACGACGAGACGCGCGTCACGGTCCAGATCGACTGGGCGCCCACCGGCGTCCTCGAGAAGCTCGGCGCGGTCTTCGGCGCGGACGACCACTCGGTCAAGAAGGACCTCGAGAACTTCAAGAAGTACATCGAGTCGCGCGGTGCCGAGTCCGGCGCGTGGCGCGGCGACGTCAGCTGA
- a CDS encoding NAD(P)/FAD-dependent oxidoreductase — translation MTNPRIVVIGGGNAGLSVAGRLHRAGLADITVIEPRTLHVFAPLQSHIAGGAARASEAARAQADVIPPGVRWLRDEVFTVDADTRRVHLVSGGRIDYDQLVICAGMRMAWEQVPGLPEAMDADSGISNYDYALAAKASTVLRDLRSGTVVFTQPPEPASCGAAAQKPMYLACDWWRAIGVRDDIRVMFVCPDPVPFGIPAIDRELQRKLDEYGIEVRYSRDLRSVDAETRTLTIGRGDASETLEYDVLHAVPPQRAPEWIAGSGLAASDDPHGFVDVDPETLQHVRHPEIWAVGDAAAVATRRSGGAIRQQAKALVKNLRATLAGRTPPQKYNGYSVVPFTVSRGTVVFAEFDRWGHLQPTVPFWRTLYRERRLSWIADRRVLPWVYWHLILRGRA, via the coding sequence ATGACGAACCCCCGCATTGTCGTGATCGGCGGTGGCAACGCCGGGTTGTCGGTCGCCGGTCGCCTCCACCGCGCCGGCCTGGCCGACATCACGGTCATCGAGCCGCGGACGCTCCACGTCTTCGCTCCCCTGCAGTCGCACATCGCCGGCGGAGCCGCCCGAGCCTCGGAGGCCGCGCGCGCCCAGGCCGACGTCATCCCTCCGGGGGTGCGGTGGCTGCGCGACGAGGTCTTCACGGTGGATGCCGACACCCGTCGCGTCCATCTCGTCTCGGGTGGGCGCATCGACTACGACCAGCTCGTCATCTGCGCCGGGATGCGCATGGCGTGGGAGCAGGTCCCCGGCCTGCCCGAGGCGATGGACGCCGACTCGGGCATCTCGAACTACGACTACGCCCTCGCCGCGAAGGCCTCCACCGTCCTGCGCGATCTCCGGTCCGGAACCGTCGTCTTCACGCAGCCGCCCGAGCCCGCGTCGTGCGGCGCGGCCGCCCAGAAGCCGATGTATCTCGCGTGCGACTGGTGGCGCGCGATCGGGGTCCGCGACGACATCCGCGTGATGTTCGTGTGCCCCGACCCCGTGCCGTTCGGCATCCCGGCGATCGATCGCGAGCTGCAGCGCAAGCTCGACGAGTACGGCATCGAGGTGCGGTACAGCCGCGATCTCCGATCCGTGGATGCCGAGACCCGGACGCTCACGATCGGTCGCGGCGACGCGTCCGAAACCCTCGAGTACGACGTCCTGCACGCGGTTCCTCCGCAGCGCGCGCCCGAGTGGATCGCGGGCAGCGGGCTCGCGGCATCCGATGATCCGCACGGGTTCGTCGACGTGGATCCGGAGACGCTGCAGCACGTGCGGCATCCGGAGATCTGGGCGGTCGGCGACGCGGCGGCGGTGGCCACCCGGCGGTCCGGAGGAGCGATCCGCCAGCAGGCGAAGGCGCTCGTGAAGAACCTGCGCGCCACCCTGGCGGGACGAACGCCCCCGCAGAAGTACAACGGGTACAGCGTGGTGCCGTTCACCGTGTCGCGCGGCACCGTGGTGTTCGCGGAGTTCGACCGGTGGGGGCACCTGCAACCGACCGTGCCGTTCTGGCGCACGCTGTACCGGGAGCGGAGGCTGTCGTGGATCGCCGACCGGCGCGTGCTGCCGTGGGTGTACTGGCACCTGATCCTCCGCGGCCGCGCCTGA
- a CDS encoding Hsp20/alpha crystallin family protein — protein MATYDPFRDLDRLASTLLDARRGGGPRRMPMDLYRDGDHYVLAADLPGVDPGSVDIDVDGQLLTIRAERTLASGEGVKWITRERETASFVRQLNLGQGIDTDNISASYRNGVLSVTIPVSEKAKPRRIAVSTDDHDGVIEAHESTPQLIEQ, from the coding sequence ATGGCCACTTACGACCCCTTCCGCGACCTCGACCGCCTCGCGTCGACCCTTCTCGACGCACGGCGCGGCGGCGGACCGCGACGGATGCCGATGGACCTCTACCGTGACGGCGACCACTACGTCCTCGCCGCCGACCTTCCGGGCGTCGACCCGGGTTCGGTCGACATCGACGTCGACGGTCAGCTGCTGACGATCCGCGCCGAGCGGACCCTCGCCTCGGGCGAGGGCGTGAAGTGGATCACCCGCGAGCGCGAGACGGCATCGTTTGTCCGCCAGCTCAACCTCGGGCAGGGCATCGACACCGACAACATCAGCGCGTCGTACCGCAACGGCGTGCTGAGCGTGACGATCCCCGTGAGCGAGAAGGCGAAGCCGCGACGCATCGCCGTCTCGACCGACGACCACGACGGCGTCATCGAGGCGCACGAGAGCACGCCGCAGCTCATCGAGCAGTGA
- a CDS encoding manganese catalase family protein, producing the protein MYFHRQELQHSATPDKPDAVYARKLQEVLGGQYGEISVAMQYQFQAWNMHMPGKYRDLVFGIGAEEMGHVEMLAIMIAQLLEKSPLGITEEAVQDDPTVAAVIGGTDIQHGIVAGAGARPVDSNGNPWQGSFITASGNLLADFTANANAEMQGRVQVARLYHQTDDHGVKDLLAFLLARDTMHQNQWAAAAAELQAEGYESLPVPSNFPLDKEDRDVAYQYINFSDGTQAGDGTWASGPTPDGKGEFTYLPEPPAGVPMPPPTKPDVRFYGTTELPNTVEKLAGRAQDALHKE; encoded by the coding sequence ATGTACTTCCACAGGCAAGAGCTTCAGCACTCCGCCACCCCCGACAAGCCCGACGCCGTCTACGCGCGCAAGCTCCAGGAGGTGCTCGGCGGGCAGTACGGCGAGATCTCGGTCGCGATGCAGTACCAGTTCCAAGCGTGGAACATGCACATGCCCGGCAAATACCGCGACCTCGTGTTCGGGATCGGCGCCGAGGAGATGGGCCACGTCGAGATGCTCGCGATCATGATCGCGCAGCTGCTCGAGAAGTCGCCGCTCGGCATCACCGAGGAGGCCGTCCAGGACGACCCGACCGTCGCCGCCGTCATCGGGGGGACCGACATCCAGCACGGCATCGTCGCGGGCGCCGGCGCGCGCCCGGTCGACTCCAACGGCAACCCGTGGCAGGGCAGCTTCATCACCGCGAGCGGCAACCTGCTCGCCGACTTCACCGCCAACGCCAACGCCGAGATGCAGGGGCGCGTGCAGGTCGCCCGGCTCTACCACCAGACCGACGACCACGGCGTGAAGGACCTTCTCGCGTTCCTCCTGGCCCGCGACACCATGCACCAGAACCAGTGGGCTGCGGCCGCCGCCGAGCTGCAGGCCGAGGGATACGAGTCGCTCCCCGTGCCGAGCAACTTCCCCTTGGACAAGGAGGATCGCGACGTGGCGTACCAGTACATCAACTTCAGCGACGGCACGCAGGCGGGCGACGGAACCTGGGCCTCGGGCCCGACCCCCGACGGCAAGGGGGAGTTCACCTACCTTCCCGAGCCGCCCGCGGGCGTTCCGATGCCCCCGCCCACCAAGCCCGACGTGCGCTTCTACGGCACGACCGAGCTGCCGAACACGGTCGAGAAGCTGGCCGGCCGCGCGCAGGACGCGCTGCACAAGGAATGA
- a CDS encoding DUF2231 domain-containing protein, whose amino-acid sequence MSGTDAATPGPSTVSAPRSGASFPAMRAAKVPRAIVAGPYGHPFHPVAVTIPIGAWSSSLVFDLLGLASDDPRAFATGSRWLIAIGLGGAVGASVLGLLDMSRIPRGTPARRTAVAHLVLNVTAMVLFSLGLLVRMLDLGRVPVVAFGLSVVASAGLSVSGWLGGKLAYRWGVRVADENTQREGFESA is encoded by the coding sequence ATGAGCGGGACGGATGCCGCGACGCCGGGACCCTCGACGGTCTCGGCGCCGCGGAGCGGAGCGAGCTTCCCCGCCATGCGCGCGGCCAAGGTCCCGCGCGCGATCGTCGCAGGCCCCTACGGGCACCCGTTCCATCCGGTGGCGGTCACGATTCCCATCGGGGCGTGGTCGTCGAGCCTCGTGTTCGACCTGCTGGGTCTCGCCTCCGACGACCCCCGGGCGTTCGCGACGGGCTCGCGCTGGCTCATCGCCATCGGACTCGGGGGAGCCGTCGGCGCCTCGGTGCTCGGCTTGCTCGACATGTCGCGGATCCCCCGGGGGACGCCCGCGCGGCGCACGGCCGTGGCGCACCTCGTGCTGAATGTGACCGCGATGGTGTTGTTCTCGCTCGGCCTCCTGGTCCGGATGCTCGACCTCGGCCGGGTGCCGGTCGTCGCGTTCGGCCTGAGTGTCGTGGCATCCGCCGGCCTCAGCGTCTCGGGATGGCTCGGCGGCAAGCTCGCCTACCGCTGGGGTGTTCGGGTCGCCGACGAGAACACGCAACGCGAGGGATTCGAGTCCGCCTGA
- a CDS encoding SDR family NAD(P)-dependent oxidoreductase yields MEHVVVITGGSRGIGRAAALRFARRRARLVLVARDTVALSSAAEECRRRGAEVLTLPMDLATADGPQRAVDATIERFGRIDVWVASASVFSYGSVEDTPDEVRDRVMETNLLGHMRAARAVLPHFRAAGLGTIVFVGSLYSQVAGPYVSSYVAAKHGLLGFSRSLRQEMLAHRGIRIKMVLPASVDTPIYQRAANYTGRTAFPLPPVVAADRVARAIVRVTRGPRNEVGVGAAQFVTRPLQFLAPRVYDLFIRVLQRVLGLRRRPAAPTPGAVLAANHDTGAVSGGWSRVPVRRPR; encoded by the coding sequence ATGGAACACGTCGTCGTCATCACCGGGGGCTCCCGAGGGATCGGACGCGCAGCGGCACTCCGCTTCGCCCGTCGACGCGCTCGCCTCGTGCTCGTCGCGCGCGACACGGTGGCCCTGTCATCAGCCGCCGAGGAGTGCCGCCGGCGCGGCGCGGAGGTCTTGACGCTCCCGATGGACCTCGCGACCGCTGACGGCCCGCAACGAGCAGTGGATGCCACCATCGAACGCTTCGGGCGGATCGACGTCTGGGTCGCCTCGGCCTCGGTCTTCTCGTACGGCTCGGTCGAAGACACCCCCGACGAGGTGCGCGATCGAGTGATGGAGACGAACCTCCTCGGGCACATGCGCGCGGCGCGCGCCGTCCTCCCCCACTTCCGCGCGGCGGGGCTCGGGACGATCGTCTTCGTCGGATCGCTGTACTCGCAGGTCGCGGGACCGTACGTCTCGTCCTACGTCGCCGCGAAGCACGGTCTGCTCGGCTTCTCGCGGTCTCTCCGGCAGGAGATGCTCGCGCACCGTGGCATCCGGATCAAGATGGTGCTGCCGGCGAGCGTCGACACGCCGATCTACCAGCGCGCGGCGAACTACACAGGGCGGACCGCGTTCCCTCTCCCGCCGGTGGTGGCCGCTGACCGCGTGGCGCGGGCGATCGTGCGGGTGACGCGCGGTCCGCGCAACGAGGTGGGCGTCGGTGCCGCGCAGTTCGTCACCCGTCCGCTGCAGTTCCTCGCGCCTCGGGTGTACGACCTGTTCATCCGCGTGCTCCAGCGCGTCCTCGGGCTGCGTCGCCGCCCCGCAGCCCCGACGCCCGGTGCGGTGCTCGCCGCGAACCACGACACGGGCGCCGTCAGCGGGGGCTGGTCGCGCGTGCCCGTCCGACGCCCGCGCTGA
- a CDS encoding UbiA family prenyltransferase translates to MTDAAAKPHLVRALWGATHPGPTLVVTVLSLALGLAAGVEPARLVLLVVAVFAGQVSVGLSNDAIDGARDAAVGRTDKPIAGGAITPERALAVAVASAILAVVLSVPLGPGLVAAHAIALASAWAYNAGLKSTPFSIAPFVLSFGLFPSFATLSLVPPALAAPWASVAGAALGAAVHLTNVVRDLDDDRLTGVRGLPHRLGARASVVLAACGIGAGAVAVLLGTDATVLGIVFFVAVVGVAAGAVVVVFVRAPGRAVFQLTMLAALLLAVQLVVA, encoded by the coding sequence GTGACGGATGCCGCGGCGAAGCCGCACCTCGTGCGAGCCCTGTGGGGCGCCACCCACCCCGGTCCCACGCTCGTGGTCACCGTCCTCTCGCTCGCCCTCGGCCTCGCGGCCGGCGTCGAGCCGGCGCGTCTCGTTCTGCTCGTGGTCGCGGTGTTCGCCGGGCAGGTATCGGTCGGCCTCTCCAACGACGCGATCGACGGCGCGCGCGACGCGGCGGTCGGCCGGACCGACAAGCCCATCGCCGGGGGCGCGATCACCCCGGAGCGCGCACTCGCGGTGGCCGTGGCATCCGCGATCCTCGCCGTCGTGCTTTCGGTGCCGCTCGGTCCGGGCCTCGTCGCCGCTCACGCGATCGCGCTCGCCTCGGCGTGGGCGTACAACGCGGGTCTGAAGTCGACGCCGTTCTCGATCGCACCGTTCGTGCTGAGCTTCGGGCTGTTCCCGTCGTTCGCGACGCTGTCCCTCGTCCCTCCCGCGCTCGCCGCGCCCTGGGCCTCGGTCGCCGGCGCGGCGTTGGGGGCCGCCGTCCACCTGACCAACGTCGTGCGCGACCTCGACGACGACCGGCTCACCGGGGTGCGCGGCCTCCCGCACCGTCTCGGGGCACGGGCCTCGGTCGTGCTCGCCGCGTGCGGGATCGGCGCGGGCGCGGTCGCCGTGCTCCTCGGAACGGATGCCACCGTGCTCGGCATCGTCTTCTTCGTCGCCGTGGTGGGGGTCGCTGCCGGGGCGGTGGTCGTGGTGTTCGTGCGGGCACCGGGACGGGCGGTGTTCCAGCTGACGATGCTGGCCGCGCTGCTTCTCGCCGTGCAGCTCGTCGTGGCGTGA
- a CDS encoding SDR family NAD(P)-dependent oxidoreductase — protein sequence MSAGEFDGLSVVVTGGASGIGLATARAFAARGARVAVLDLVAEGLDEGLTGFAADVTDRESVDAAMAAVAERFGGVDVLVNSAGVSCVGTVEEATEADWDRVLNINVRGTARACAAALPYLKRSEHASIVNVCSIGALNGLPQRAVYNASKGAILSLTYAMATDHVREGVRVNCVSPGTVSTPFVERMLQNFPDPVAERAALDARQATGRMVTPDEVAHAILYLASPLAGSTTGTALEVDGGVTHLRVRPR from the coding sequence ATGAGCGCCGGGGAGTTCGACGGACTGTCCGTCGTCGTGACCGGCGGAGCCTCGGGCATCGGCCTCGCGACCGCGAGAGCCTTCGCCGCGCGGGGGGCGCGGGTCGCGGTACTCGATCTCGTCGCCGAGGGTCTGGATGAGGGACTGACCGGATTCGCCGCCGACGTGACCGACCGGGAATCGGTGGATGCCGCGATGGCGGCCGTGGCGGAACGCTTCGGCGGCGTGGACGTGCTGGTCAACAGCGCGGGCGTGAGCTGCGTGGGAACGGTCGAGGAGGCGACCGAGGCCGACTGGGACCGCGTGCTGAACATCAACGTGCGCGGCACCGCGCGCGCCTGCGCCGCGGCCCTGCCGTACCTGAAGCGCTCGGAGCACGCGTCGATCGTCAACGTGTGCTCGATCGGGGCGCTGAACGGTCTGCCGCAGCGCGCCGTGTACAACGCATCCAAGGGCGCGATCCTCTCGCTCACCTACGCGATGGCGACCGACCACGTGCGCGAGGGCGTGCGGGTGAACTGCGTGAGCCCGGGTACCGTGTCGACGCCGTTCGTGGAGCGCATGCTGCAGAACTTCCCCGACCCCGTCGCCGAGCGGGCCGCCCTCGACGCCCGCCAGGCGACGGGTCGCATGGTCACGCCCGACGAGGTCGCGCACGCGATCCTGTACCTCGCGAGTCCGCTCGCCGGATCGACGACCGGCACCGCGCTCGAGGTCGACGGCGGCGTGACGCACCTGCGGGTGCGCCCGCGGTAG
- a CDS encoding fumarylacetoacetate hydrolase family protein, whose translation MTFARLGDPGAEIPVLRHDGAVYDLRPLTADIDGAFLAADGLARARAAADRGDLTPLPDADTLRIGAPIAVPGKIVCIGLNYHDHAAETGAAVPAEPVVFMKDPSTIVGPFDDVLIPRGSTKTDWEVELGVVIGTTARYLSSPEEALAHVAGYVVSHDVSEREFQLERGGQWDKGKSCETFNPLGPVLVPASDVSDPQALGLRLSVNDVERQNGSTASQIFSVAYVVWYLSQFMVLRPGDLVNTGTPAGVALGLPDTPYLRAGDVVELEIDGLGRARQTLVQA comes from the coding sequence ATGACCTTCGCTCGACTCGGTGATCCCGGCGCCGAGATCCCCGTCCTCCGCCACGACGGTGCCGTCTACGATCTGCGCCCGCTGACCGCCGACATCGACGGGGCGTTCCTCGCCGCGGACGGTCTCGCTCGCGCTCGCGCCGCGGCCGACCGTGGCGACCTGACACCGCTCCCGGATGCCGACACCCTCCGCATCGGCGCTCCGATCGCCGTCCCGGGCAAGATCGTGTGCATCGGGCTGAACTACCACGACCACGCCGCCGAGACGGGGGCCGCGGTCCCGGCCGAGCCGGTCGTCTTCATGAAGGACCCCTCGACGATCGTCGGGCCCTTCGACGACGTTCTCATTCCGCGCGGATCGACGAAGACGGACTGGGAGGTCGAGCTCGGGGTCGTGATCGGCACGACCGCGCGTTACCTCTCCTCCCCCGAGGAGGCACTCGCCCACGTCGCCGGGTACGTGGTCTCGCACGACGTGTCCGAGCGCGAGTTCCAGCTCGAACGCGGCGGACAGTGGGACAAGGGCAAGAGCTGCGAGACCTTCAACCCGCTCGGGCCGGTCCTCGTGCCCGCGTCGGATGTCAGCGACCCGCAGGCTCTCGGTCTGCGCCTCTCGGTGAACGACGTCGAGCGGCAGAACGGCTCGACCGCGTCGCAGATCTTCTCCGTCGCGTACGTCGTCTGGTACCTGTCGCAGTTCATGGTGCTGCGACCGGGTGATCTCGTGAACACCGGCACCCCGGCGGGAGTGGCCCTCGGGCTTCCCGACACCCCCTACCTCCGAGCCGGCGACGTCGTCGAGCTCGAGATCGACGGCCTCGGTCGCGCCCGTCAGACGCTGGTGCAGGCATGA
- a CDS encoding sugar kinase produces MSRVVTFGESMGLVLGDGVGGWEHQSQARVATGGAEGNTAIGLARLGVPVTWLGRVGDDALGRRVVGDLRSEGVDVRARIDAGAPTGLMLKSTPRAGATTVDYYRRGSAGSRLDAADLDDLPLAAGDILHVTGVTLALSDSARDAVLVAVERAREVGALVSFAVNHRSRLWGSTEAVAAYAHVIARADIVFASDDEARMLHAHTAPDDLARALAAAGPTEAIVTLGGDGAVALIDGELHRVAAVPITPVDTVGAGDAFAAGYVAERLADSDAVTRLRTATLAGAYACLHPGDWQGGIRRSELDRAASGDPVTR; encoded by the coding sequence ATGAGCCGCGTCGTCACCTTCGGCGAGAGCATGGGGCTGGTCCTCGGCGACGGCGTCGGCGGCTGGGAGCACCAGTCGCAGGCGCGCGTCGCGACCGGCGGCGCCGAGGGCAACACCGCCATCGGTCTGGCCCGCCTCGGCGTCCCCGTCACCTGGCTGGGCCGCGTCGGCGACGACGCGCTGGGACGCCGAGTGGTCGGCGACCTGCGGTCGGAGGGCGTCGACGTGCGCGCCCGCATCGACGCGGGAGCCCCCACCGGTCTCATGCTCAAGTCGACCCCGCGCGCGGGGGCGACGACCGTCGACTACTACCGCCGCGGGAGCGCGGGGAGCCGCCTCGACGCCGCCGACCTCGACGACCTGCCCCTCGCCGCCGGCGACATCCTGCACGTGACCGGCGTGACGCTCGCCCTGTCGGACTCGGCGCGCGACGCGGTGCTCGTCGCGGTGGAGCGCGCGCGGGAGGTGGGCGCCCTCGTGTCCTTCGCGGTCAATCACCGCAGCCGACTCTGGGGAAGCACCGAGGCGGTCGCCGCCTACGCGCACGTGATCGCCCGCGCCGACATCGTGTTCGCCAGCGATGACGAGGCGCGGATGCTGCACGCCCACACCGCGCCGGACGACCTCGCGCGCGCTCTCGCTGCGGCGGGCCCGACCGAAGCCATCGTCACCCTGGGCGGCGACGGCGCCGTCGCGCTCATCGACGGCGAGTTGCACCGCGTGGCCGCGGTCCCCATCACCCCCGTCGACACCGTCGGCGCCGGAGACGCTTTCGCCGCCGGATACGTCGCCGAGCGCTTGGCCGACAGCGACGCCGTAACCCGCCTGCGCACGGCGACTCTGGCCGGCGCGTACGCCTGCCTTCACCCCGGCGACTGGCAGGGCGGCATCCGTCGATCCGAACTCGACCGCGCCGCATCCGGCGATCCCGTGACCCGCTGA
- a CDS encoding bifunctional 4-hydroxy-2-oxoglutarate aldolase/2-dehydro-3-deoxy-phosphogluconate aldolase produces MSGSSSSLTERIGTVGIVPVVVLDDADRARGLALALRDGGIGCAEFTLRTPAGLAAIAAAADVEGFLAGAGTVLTVEQADAAIDAGATFAVTPGYDPAVADRLRSGGVAVVPGVATPTEVQRARADGFADVKIFPAGHLGGAGYLDALHGPFADMRFIPSGGVDPTSLGDYLRRPWVLAASGSWMVPRDAIARGDFDTITTAAAACARIRDDARSAR; encoded by the coding sequence ATGAGCGGCTCATCGTCCTCGCTCACCGAACGCATCGGCACCGTCGGTATCGTCCCGGTCGTGGTGCTCGACGACGCCGACCGCGCGCGCGGCCTGGCCCTCGCCCTCCGTGACGGGGGCATCGGCTGTGCCGAGTTCACCCTCCGCACCCCCGCCGGTCTCGCCGCGATCGCCGCGGCCGCGGACGTCGAGGGATTCCTCGCGGGTGCGGGCACGGTCCTGACGGTGGAACAGGCGGATGCCGCGATCGACGCGGGCGCGACCTTCGCCGTCACGCCGGGGTACGACCCCGCGGTCGCCGATCGGCTGCGCTCCGGCGGCGTCGCGGTCGTTCCGGGCGTCGCGACCCCCACCGAGGTGCAGCGGGCCCGTGCGGACGGCTTCGCCGACGTGAAGATCTTCCCCGCCGGCCACCTCGGAGGTGCGGGCTACCTCGACGCCCTGCACGGGCCGTTCGCCGACATGCGATTCATCCCCAGCGGCGGTGTCGATCCGACCAGCCTGGGCGACTACCTCCGTCGCCCGTGGGTGCTCGCCGCCAGCGGCAGCTGGATGGTGCCGCGCGACGCGATCGCCCGCGGCGACTTCGACACGATCACCACCGCGGCCGCCGCGTGCGCCCGTATCCGCGACGACGCGCGGTCCGCCCGATGA
- a CDS encoding SDR family oxidoreductase, which translates to MSGLFSLEGTTAVVTGARRGIGFAMALGLAEAGADIIGVSASQSTSGSEIERAVTAAGRSFTGIACDFSDPTAVDALGAELSGRHVDILVNNAGTIERAPAAEHPLDAWDRVLQINLSSQFRLTQAVAQQMLERGRGKIIFTASLLSFQGGINVPGYTAAKSGIAGLTKALANEWASKGVTVNAIAPGYIATDNTEALRADAARSTAILDRIPAGRWGEASDLAGATVFLASRASDYVSGITLPVDGGWLGR; encoded by the coding sequence ATGAGCGGGCTCTTCTCCCTCGAGGGCACGACGGCCGTCGTCACCGGCGCGCGACGCGGGATCGGCTTCGCGATGGCGCTCGGTCTCGCCGAGGCGGGTGCCGACATCATCGGGGTCAGCGCCTCGCAGTCGACGTCGGGCAGCGAGATCGAGCGCGCCGTGACCGCCGCCGGACGCTCCTTCACCGGCATCGCGTGCGACTTCAGCGACCCGACGGCCGTCGACGCGCTGGGCGCCGAGCTGTCTGGCCGCCACGTCGACATCCTCGTCAACAACGCCGGCACCATCGAGCGCGCGCCGGCGGCGGAGCACCCGCTCGACGCGTGGGACCGCGTGCTGCAGATCAACCTGAGCAGTCAATTCCGACTCACGCAGGCCGTCGCGCAGCAGATGCTCGAGCGAGGACGGGGCAAGATCATCTTCACCGCCTCGCTGCTGAGCTTCCAGGGCGGCATCAACGTCCCGGGGTACACCGCGGCCAAGTCCGGCATCGCCGGCCTCACCAAGGCCCTCGCCAACGAGTGGGCGTCGAAGGGCGTCACCGTCAACGCGATCGCGCCGGGCTACATCGCGACAGACAACACCGAGGCGCTCCGCGCCGACGCAGCGCGCTCGACCGCGATCCTCGACCGCATCCCCGCGGGGCGGTGGGGCGAGGCATCCGATCTCGCCGGGGCGACCGTGTTCCTCGCCTCCCGCGCCTCCGACTATGTGTCGGGCATCACGCTCCCGGTCGACGGGGGGTGGCTCGGGCGATGA
- a CDS encoding zinc-dependent alcohol dehydrogenase — translation MLTAAYVGEHTIDVREADATPPGPGQVQIRVAYTGLCGTDLHILHGSMDARVQTPLVFGHEMSGTIASLGEGVEGWDVGNGVTVMPLAWDGTCPACLAGNQHICQNLDFIGIDSPGSLQGLWNVPAETLVRLPEGIALDHAALVEPVAVAVHDVRRAELAPGDKAVVIGGGPIGVLIACVARHTGADVLVIELDEKRRAQIEELGFATLDPRERDQVAVVEEWTRGAGADVVFEVSGAAAAVRGATGLAKVRGTIVVVAIHPTPREVDLQRMFWRELRLLGARVYQRPDFETAVELVADGVIPTDLLITRIVPLSATAEAFADLEAGRAMKILVDVGGQA, via the coding sequence ATGCTGACAGCGGCCTACGTGGGCGAGCACACGATCGACGTCCGAGAAGCGGATGCCACCCCTCCCGGCCCCGGTCAGGTCCAGATCCGCGTGGCCTACACGGGCCTCTGCGGGACGGACCTGCACATCCTGCACGGGTCGATGGACGCGCGGGTGCAGACCCCGCTCGTCTTCGGACACGAGATGAGCGGCACGATCGCCTCGCTCGGCGAGGGCGTCGAGGGATGGGACGTCGGCAACGGCGTCACGGTGATGCCGCTCGCGTGGGACGGCACGTGCCCCGCCTGCCTGGCCGGAAACCAGCACATCTGCCAGAACCTCGACTTCATCGGCATCGACTCCCCCGGCTCGCTGCAGGGCCTGTGGAACGTGCCCGCCGAGACGCTCGTCCGTCTGCCCGAGGGCATCGCGCTGGACCACGCCGCGCTCGTCGAACCGGTCGCGGTCGCCGTCCACGACGTGCGGCGCGCCGAGCTCGCCCCCGGCGACAAGGCCGTCGTCATCGGCGGCGGCCCCATCGGCGTCCTCATCGCCTGCGTCGCCCGGCACACCGGCGCCGACGTGCTCGTGATCGAGCTCGACGAGAAGCGCCGCGCGCAGATCGAGGAGCTCGGCTTCGCGACCCTCGACCCCCGCGAGCGCGACCAGGTCGCGGTCGTCGAGGAATGGACCCGGGGCGCCGGAGCCGACGTCGTGTTCGAGGTCTCGGGCGCCGCGGCCGCCGTCCGCGGAGCGACCGGGCTGGCGAAGGTGCGCGGCACGATCGTCGTCGTGGCGATCCACCCCACCCCGCGCGAGGTCGACCTCCAGCGCATGTTCTGGCGCGAACTGCGCCTGCTCGGCGCACGCGTCTACCAGCGTCCCGACTTCGAGACCGCCGTCGAACTCGTCGCCGACGGCGTGATCCCCACGGACCTGCTCATCACCCGGATCGTGCCCCTGAGCGCCACCGCCGAGGCCTTCGCCGACCTCGAGGCGGGTCGTGCGATGAAGATCCTCGTCGACGTGGGAGGCCAGGCATGA